A single Stigmatopora argus isolate UIUO_Sarg chromosome 7, RoL_Sarg_1.0, whole genome shotgun sequence DNA region contains:
- the fam114a1 gene encoding protein NOXP20 — MSQSDPSDGETLPPPGNPPRPDLNSGNNVPEAPTAAAAPIEVQQPHQTSESPLQTPEEASDDPGEVLTSESPETEGQLTKCDQSVNLDGAAEEKDDMSSSQVNEQVWGGWGSWGKSILSSATSTVGHSLTSVKAKAGEALRLHKTSVGEEAKEEDVDMLEEKQIGGAENVQHSSFEEGSSPEATTSNRGVFSAISNAMHNTGKSVLSGGLDALEFIGKKTMTVLAESDPGFKKTKTLMQKTASLSQMLKEAKEKERARLSNQPINAPTAHYGILFDDYQGLSHLEALEILSNESEAKVQAFLTSLEEEEQEEVKKELIFIKGVFIKREEEEEKEEEAKDEEQIKDCNEVDEEFTSVLTELLFELHIAATPDKLNKAQMNAHDWVSKVERPVGRETQEQPGEEKEAEEEDVAARVEADAETKCEDGLQSVESVYLSSVGSLAEVTARSIEQLHKVAELILHGQEQEQEKAARDQAHVLTRLTGAMCKEVEFLARKFSDTLLIVGWEKKAEELGPLVDSVLLEGSNSTNYIQNAFQLLLPVLQISHIESQRSKTRAEPPAHVQQ, encoded by the exons ATGTCCCAGTCTGACCCCTCTGATGGAGAGACCCTCCCTCCACCAGGAAACCCACCTCGCCCTGACCTTAACAGTGGGAACAATGTCCCTGAAGCCCCCACAGCCGCCGCAGCCCCCATCGAAGTTCAGCAGCCTCACCAGACCTCTGAGAGTCCCCTCCAAACTCCAGAGGAAGCGTCCGATGACCCCGGCGAGGTCCTGACCTCTGAGAGTCCAGAGACTGAGGGTCAACTGACGAAATGTGACCAATCAGTGAACTTAGATGGTGCTGCGGAGGAGAAAGATGACATG agcTCAAGTCAAGTTAATGAGCAAGTTTGGGGAGGTTGGGGTTCATGGGGCAAGTCCATTCTGAGCAGTGCCACTTCAACAGTGG GTCACAGTTTGACATCCGTCAAAGCGAAGGCAGGAGAAGCTCTGCGTCTCCACAAGACTTCTGTTGGGGAGGAGGCCAAGGAGGAAGATGTGGATATGTTGGAGGAAAAGCAAATTGGGGGAGCTGAGAACGTCCAGCACTCAAGCTTTGAAGAGGGCAGCTCTCCTGAGGCCACTACCTCCAACAGGGGCGTCTTCTCGGCTATCTCCAACGCTATGCACAATACG GGTAAATCTGTGCTCAGCGGCGGTCTCGATGCCTTGGAGTTCATCGGAAAGAAGACCATGACCGTTCTAGCTGAGAGCGACCCGGGTTTTAAAAAGACCAAGACGCTGATGCAGAAGACTGCCTCGCTGAGTCAG atgttaaAGGAAGCCAAGGAGAAGGAGCGAGCACGGCTGAGTAACCAGCCCATTAACGCACCAACGGCTCATTACGGGATTCTTTTCGATGACTACCAGGGCTTGTCCCACCTTGAGGCTCTAGAGATCTTGTCCAATGAGAGCGAGGCCAAG GTCCAAGCATTCCTCACCTCCCTTGAGGAAGAAGAGCAGGAGGAAGTGAAGAAGGAGTTGATTTTCATCAAGGGAGTCTTCATCAagcgagaagaagaagaagaaaaggaagAGGAGGCTAAAGATGAAGAGCAGATAAAGG ATTGCAATGAAGTTGATGAAGAATTTACGAGTGTTCTCACTGAGTTGCTCTTTGAGCTTCATATTGCTGCCACACCAGATAAACTCAACAAG GCTCAGATGAACGCCCACGATTGGGTGAGCAAAGTGGAGCGGCCCGTAGGCAGAGAGACACAGGAGCAGCCGGGAGAAGAGAAAGAGGCGGAGGAGGAAGATGTAGCAGCGAGGGTGGAAGCAGATGCAGAGACAAAGTGCGAGGACGGCCTCCAGTCTGTGGAG TCCGTCTACTTGTCGTCAGTGGGCAGTCTGGCCGAAGTGACGGCCCGGAGTATTGAGCAACTTCACAAAGTGGCAGAACTCATCCTCCACGGCCAAGAGCAGGAACAGGAGAAGGCAGCAAGAGATCAGGCACATGTCCTCACCAG GTTAACGGGCGCCATGTGTAAGGAGGTGGAGTTTTTGGCCAGAAAGTTCTCGGATACGCTGCTAATTGTTGGG TGGGAGAAGAAAGCTGAGGAGCTCGGTCCGCTGGTTGACAGTGTGTTGCTAGAG GGCTCCAACAGCACCAACTACATTCAAAACGCCTTTCAACTTCTGCTACCCGTCCTGCAGATCTCCCACATCGAAAGCCAACGCTCCAAAACCCGCGCAGAACCGCCAGCACACGTGCAGCAATAA
- the LOC144077155 gene encoding uncharacterized protein LOC144077155: MNMTRTIVTKLLLLMIFIFIICLPDLFTLYPASKLNVLCLPCKWDKRVKDRENWSADGEMGRKMSCDSLREACGERVANSSQTKDETWIEDPRTLIYMCETQGSVTELHGNSSCSAAKIHIEILVKLQHGDADTPKLTLYGHTNSSSLQLHPLEDETDDGGQSVAIYCCHQAPLTSETSNYIVCLVRLWNHTISSAAEKKELRQTQDEWSGMLRILWLVLLSVALLSLTLAIIRQMKRSGPCKKVLPHAHGINGHQTKGQNTQSHREAGRNLHSYEHRLTWSGLSSIEEVEVIDDAETVPDGHVDYSNIPGEEIMNPGVKLSRKYTFR, translated from the exons ATGAACATGACAAGGACAATCGTGACTAAACTTCTCCTTCTCATGatcttcattttcatcatttgccttCCAGATTTGTTCACTTTGTACCCAG cGTCGAAATTGAACGTACTCTGCTTGCCCTGCAAATGGGACAAGCGAGTGAAGGACAGAGAGAATTGGAGTGCAGATGGGGAGATGGGAAGAAAGATGTCATGTGACTCCCTGCGAGAGGCTTGTGGCGAGAGAGTTGCCAACAGTAGCCAAACGAAAGACGAGACGTGGATTGAGGACCCTCGTACACTGATTTACATGTGTGAAACACAAGGGAGTGTGACGGAATTACATGGTAACAGCTCTTGTTCAG CAGCAAAGATTCACATTGAGATATTGGTGAAGCTCCAACATGGAGATGCTGACACCCCGAAGCTTACCTTATATGGCCACACTAATAGCAGCTCCCTACAGCTTCACCCACTTGAGGACGAGACAGATGATGGGGGTCAAAGCGTGGCAATTTATTGCTGTCACCAAGCCCCACTCACTTCAGAGACATCCAATTACATTGTGTGTCTGGTGAGACTATGGAATCACACTATTTCTAGCGCTGCAGAAAAGAAGGAGCTTCGACAGACGCAAG ATGAGTGGAGTGGAATGTTAAGAATTCTCTGGCTGGTTCTTTTGTCTGTGGCATTGCTGAGTTTGACCTTGGCTATAATCAGACAAATGAAGCGGAGTGGACCCTGCA AGAAAGTGCTCCCCCATGCTCATGGTATAAATGGGCATCAAACGAAAGGTCAAAACACACAAAGCCATAGAGAGGCAGGGAGAAATCTTCATAGCTATGAACACCGCCTGACTTGGTCAG GACTGTCTTCAATTGAAGAGGTTGAAGTCATTG ATGATGCTGAAACTGTACCAGATGGACATGTGGACTATTCTAATATTCCCGGTGAAGAAATAATGAACCCAGGAGTGAAGCTTAGTAGAAAATACACATTTAGGTGA
- the klf3 gene encoding Krueppel-like factor 3: MLMYDYPLKTDMETSFYSSLVKTPEPYSVIFSHPAHLYHHSHMAALAQSHAASPSHTQLEPVDLSLSKRSSSTTTSSSSSPHCSSASSPASSRSTPPSPNSGGGRVSPRRSPQLTQRHSPPSHASLSYSAMVAPLMGSGSGVIQSSGVMVSPVMVPLSVLYPSPLHLHQPIMVSPPVTSDDDPHHHHHRSREHKTVQSTKSSEGRGDAHDLLKRIKTEPQPELIHEHHSSHDIKSSVIRIQHEYEGNNPSVIVHSASQHPLPADSPDSLRKRRIHRCDFSGCNKVYTKSSHLKAHRRTHTGEKPYKCMWEGCTWKFARSDELTRHFRKHTGVKPFQCPDCERSFSRSDHLALHKKRHLLV, translated from the exons ATGCTGATGTATGATTACCCTCTGAAGACAGACATGGAGACG TCATTCTACTCATCGTTGGTGAAAACCCCGGAGCCTTACAGCGTTATTTTCTCCCACCCGGCTCACCTTTACCACCACAGCCACATGGCGGCTCTCGCCCAGTCGCACGCAGCCAGTCCATCGCACACCCAGTTAGAGCCTGTGGATCTGTCTTTGAGCAAGCGCTCCTCTTCCACCACcacctcctcgtcctcctccccTCACTGCTCGTCCGCCTCCTCGCCGGCCTCCTCGCGCAGCACCCCGCCGTCCCCTAACAGTGGGGGCGGCCGTGTGTCACCGCGCCGCTCCCCTCAACTaacccagcggcactccccgcCGTCCCACGCTTCGCTGTCTTACTCTGCCATGGTGGCTCCTCTGATGGGCTCCGGCTCAGGGGTCATCCAGAGCTCGGGGGTCATGGTGTCTCCGGTCATGGTGCCTCTATCTGTCCTCTACCCCTCCCCTCTCCACCTGCACCAACCCATAATGGTGAGCCCGCCTGTTACCTCGGACGATGAccctcatcatcaccatcatcgaAGCAGAGAGCACAAGACAG TGCAATCCACAAAGTCATCGGAAGGACGAGGCGATGCCCACGACTTGCTCAAGCGGATCAAAACTGAGCCTCAGCCTGAACTCATCCATGAGCACCACAGCAGCCACGACATCAAGTCATCCGTCATCAGAATACAACACGAATATGA GGGCAACAACCCATCAGTCATTGTCCATTCAGCCAGCCAACACCCCCTCCCCGCCGACTCTCCAGACTCATTGAGGAAAAGAAGAATCCACCGCTGCGATTTCTCCGGTTGCAACAAAGTCTACACGAAAAGTTCGCACCTCAAAGCACACCGCAGGACGCACACCG GTGAGAAACCGTACAAGTGCATGTGGGAAGGCTGCACGTGGAAGTTTGCCCGGTCCGACGAGCTCACTCGCCACTTTCGCAAGCACACGGGAGTCAAGCCTTTCCAGTGCCCCGATTGTGAGCGCAGCTTCTCTCGCTCAGATCACTTGGCCTTACACAAGAAGCGCCACCTTCTGGTGTGA